The Oxyura jamaicensis isolate SHBP4307 breed ruddy duck chromosome 7 unlocalized genomic scaffold, BPBGC_Ojam_1.0 oxy7_random_OJ68666, whole genome shotgun sequence genome segment GGGACATGTCCCAGCCACGTCCCAGCTTGGGCCGGGCAGGATCCGACCTGCTGCGGCTGCTGACGCTGGGACGCGCTGGGACGTCCCCAGGTGGGACAGGGACGCTCGTGCtgagccccccccggccgctCACCTTGGGGTAATAGAGGTAGCAGATCTCGCCCAGGTCCTTGCCCGTCACGACGCCCAGCCGGATGGCCAGGCgctggcacagcagccccaggaccgtggcccacagcagcacccacagcagctggggggagggcaggagaaGGGCAGCGGGGGCTGGGCACCGGGCAGGATCCgtccccccgccccggggctcACCTTGAAGCCGGCCACGGCCCCGCACTGCAGGTCCGACTCCACGTTGCCCGGGTCCAGGTAGGCGATGCTCATCAGGAAGCCGGGACCCGTGAAAGCCCAGAGCTTCCTGAGGCTGAAGCCAGGCTGGGACAGGAGCGACAGCCCTGCTCTGTCTCGTCCCGCTTAAAACCAGTGCCTCCCAGTTGGGCCACCCGCTCCCATTACATCCACATGGGCAGCAGGACCCCGATCCCATTTGGGGAGCGGGCGGAGAGAAATCTGTC includes the following:
- the LOC118157595 gene encoding natural resistance-associated macrophage protein 1-like yields the protein MSIAYLDPGNVESDLQCGAVAGFKLLWVLLWATVLGLLCQRLAIRLGVVTGKDLGEICYLYYPKVPRVLLWLTMEVAIIGSDMQEVIGTAIAFSLLSAGR